A genomic window from Erpetoichthys calabaricus chromosome 17, fErpCal1.3, whole genome shotgun sequence includes:
- the slc24a5 gene encoding sodium/potassium/calcium exchanger 5, which translates to MLPLSDRRRTRCPVSLHVACLSLAVYGVVHFFYKVAATSGTPRVARVRRDLGNQTHCVAPPSSEFPEAFFNEQERKDGGIVIHFIIIFYMLLAISIVCNDYFLPSLEIISERLGLSQDVAGATFMAAGSSAPELVTTFLGVFVTKGDIGVSTIVGSAVYNLLGICAACGLLASVVSRLSCWPLFRDSMAYAISVAAIIAIIYDNKIYWFEAASLLLIYAVYIVILCFDIRINQYMMKKFSPCCACLANALEENGEQQPLVGWNEESGRLVGRYSRSDSGIFQEDSGYSQLTLSLHGLHESHDDHPSVFTMPDADLKRVLWVLSLPIVTLLFLTVPDCRRRFWKRWFVVTFFMSAVWISAFTYVLVWMVTVVGETLGVPDTVMGLTLLAAGTSIPDTVASVLVAREGKGDMAMSNIVGSNVFDVLCLGLPWFIKTVFVDNSSPVQVNSTGLVYTASALLLSIAFLFLIVHLNKWKLDKKLGAICLVLYFVFAVLSILYELGIIGTNPIVACSD; encoded by the exons ATGCTTCCCCTATCGGACCGTAGGAGGACGAGATGTCCCGTCTCGTTGCACGTTGCCTGTCTGTCTCTTGCGGTTTACGGTGTCGTTCATTTTTTCTACAAAGTGGCAGCAACTTCTGGGACTCCACGCGTCGCTCGAGTACGTCGAGACTTGG gaaacCAAACCCACTGTGTGGCTCCTCCATCATCGGAATTTCCAGAAGCATTCTTCAATGAACAGGAAAGGAAAGATGGCGGAATCGTTATCCATTTCATCATTATATTTTACATGCTTTTGGCCATCTCCATAGTCTGTAACGACTACTTTTTGCCATCTTTAGAAATAATAAGTGAAC gtCTTGGCCTTTCTCAGGATGTAGCCGGAGCGACGTTTATGGCAGCCGGCAGCTCTGCACCTGAATTAGTGACGACGTTTCTGG gtgTGTTTGTCACAAAGGGGGACATTGGAGTCAGCACCATCGTGGGGTCTGCAGTTTACAATTTGCTGGGTATTTGCGCGGCGTGTGGATTATTGGCATCCGTG GTGTCCCGGCTGTCTTGCTGGCCTTTATTCCGAGACAGCATGGCGTATGCCATCAGCGTGGCAGCTATTATCGCCATTATTTATGACAATAAAATATACTG GTTCGAGGCGGCCTCACTCTTGCTGATCTACGCCGTGTACATCGTCATCCTCTGCTTTGACATCCGCATCAATCAGTACATGATGAAgaagttcagcccctgctgtgCCTGCTTGGCCAACGCTCTGGAGGAGAACGGGGAGCAGCAGCCGCTGGTGGGCTGGAATGAGGAGAGCGGGCGGCTGGTGGGCAGGTACTCGCGGTCGGACAGCGGGATCTTTCAGGAGGACTCGGGCTACTCGCAGCTCACTCTCAGTTTACACGGCCTGCACGAGAGCCATGATG ATCACCCGAGTGTGTTCACCATGCCCGACGCGGACCTGAAGCGGGTGCTGTGGGTGCTGTCCTTGCCAATCGTGACTCTGCTCTTCCTGACTGTCCCCGACTGCCGGCGCCGTTTCTGGAAGAGGTGGTTTGTTGTCACTTTCTTCATGTCTGCTGTTTGGATTTCCGCTTTCACCTACGTCCTCGTGTGGATGGTGACCGTAGTGG GTGAAACCCTGGGGGTTCCAGACACAGTCATGGGGCTCACGCTCTTGGCAGCAGGAACCAGCATTCCTGACACCGTGGCAAGTGTCCTGGTGGCGAGAGAAG GAAAGGGTGACATGGCCATGTCCAACATCGTAGGATCCAATGTGTTTGACGTCCTGTGTCTCGGGTTACCGTGGTTCATCAAAACGGTGTTTGTGGACAATTCCTCACCTGTCCAAGTGAACAGCACAGGCTTGGTGTACACGGCCTCAGCTCTGCTCCTCTccattgcatttctttttctgattGTGCACCTGAACAAGTGGAAATTGGATAAAAAACTTGGAGCCATTTGCTTAGTACTGTACTTTGTGTTTGCTGTATTATCCATTTTGTATGAACTTGGAATAATTGGAACCAACCCAATTGTAGCCTGTAGTGATTGA